One window from the genome of Aricia agestis chromosome 22, ilAriAges1.1, whole genome shotgun sequence encodes:
- the LOC121738084 gene encoding uncharacterized protein LOC121738084 isoform X1, with protein MEGSRKNVRCTALQLKILVDYMIENPVFASGECTGLSSAKKLEEEWTTLAATLSEHGPDKTIQQWKVTWRDLKKKARADGLRVLQAYNDGVGKTDSILTLSDQSLKVLKAIGHEAAERIEMVIAESGTSAYPIQTTLVPSLSAVAATESNNLTTTQIFKNETCDSEQERVPRKRRRSEERVKEKEKNSIDKERNVKKETEKNKNALELRTGRDEFDIFGEHVAMKIRNLNNSNAKHKTQYLINNILYNAAMGEYDSNNDPLSFSESSSQVVRLSSREMFVKIKHE; from the exons ATGGAAGGCTCAAGAAAAAA TGTCCGCTGCACAGCATTACAGTTAAAAATACTAGTGGACTACATGATTGAAAACCCTGTCTTTGCTTCTGGGGAGTGCACTGGCCTGTCTTCAGCAAAGAAACTAGAAGAAGAATGGACCACCCTGGCCGCTACTTTAAGCGAACACGGACCAGACAAAACAATACAACAGTGGAAAGTG ACATGGCGAGACTTGAAGAAGAAGGCGAGAGCTGACGGGCTGAGAGTTCTACAGGCGTACAACGATGGTGTCGGCAAAACTGACTCAATACTGACACTGTCAGACCAGTCACTGAAAGTGTTGAAGGCCATCGGCCACGAAGCCGCGGAGAGAATAGAGATGGTCATTGCAGAGAGTGGT ACTTCGGCATACCCGATACAAACTACGCTTGTGCCAAGCCTGAGTGCCGTGGCAGCTACAGAGTCAAATAATTTGACAACaacacaaatatttaaaaat GAAACATGCGACAGCGAACAAGAGAGAGTTCCTAGAAAGAGACGGAGAAGCGAGGAGAGAGTGAAAGaaaaagagaaaaattctaTAGACAAAGAGAGAAACGTGAAGAAAGAAacagaaaaaaacaaaaatgcctTAGAGCTAAGAACAGGCCGAGATGAATTTGACATATTCGGTGAACATGTAGCTATGAAAATAAGAAATCTGAACAACTCAAATGCTAAACAtaaaacgcaatatttaataaataacataCTTTATAATGCCGCCATGGGTGAGTATGATTCAAATAACGATCCTTTGAGTTTTTCTGAAAGTAGTAGTCAAGTGGTCAGATTGAGTAGCAGAGAaatgtttgttaaaattaagcaTGAATGA
- the LOC121738084 gene encoding uncharacterized protein LOC121738084 isoform X2, translating to MSFTENRVRCTALQLKILVDYMIENPVFASGECTGLSSAKKLEEEWTTLAATLSEHGPDKTIQQWKVTWRDLKKKARADGLRVLQAYNDGVGKTDSILTLSDQSLKVLKAIGHEAAERIEMVIAESGTSAYPIQTTLVPSLSAVAATESNNLTTTQIFKNETCDSEQERVPRKRRRSEERVKEKEKNSIDKERNVKKETEKNKNALELRTGRDEFDIFGEHVAMKIRNLNNSNAKHKTQYLINNILYNAAMGEYDSNNDPLSFSESSSQVVRLSSREMFVKIKHE from the exons TGTCCGCTGCACAGCATTACAGTTAAAAATACTAGTGGACTACATGATTGAAAACCCTGTCTTTGCTTCTGGGGAGTGCACTGGCCTGTCTTCAGCAAAGAAACTAGAAGAAGAATGGACCACCCTGGCCGCTACTTTAAGCGAACACGGACCAGACAAAACAATACAACAGTGGAAAGTG ACATGGCGAGACTTGAAGAAGAAGGCGAGAGCTGACGGGCTGAGAGTTCTACAGGCGTACAACGATGGTGTCGGCAAAACTGACTCAATACTGACACTGTCAGACCAGTCACTGAAAGTGTTGAAGGCCATCGGCCACGAAGCCGCGGAGAGAATAGAGATGGTCATTGCAGAGAGTGGT ACTTCGGCATACCCGATACAAACTACGCTTGTGCCAAGCCTGAGTGCCGTGGCAGCTACAGAGTCAAATAATTTGACAACaacacaaatatttaaaaat GAAACATGCGACAGCGAACAAGAGAGAGTTCCTAGAAAGAGACGGAGAAGCGAGGAGAGAGTGAAAGaaaaagagaaaaattctaTAGACAAAGAGAGAAACGTGAAGAAAGAAacagaaaaaaacaaaaatgcctTAGAGCTAAGAACAGGCCGAGATGAATTTGACATATTCGGTGAACATGTAGCTATGAAAATAAGAAATCTGAACAACTCAAATGCTAAACAtaaaacgcaatatttaataaataacataCTTTATAATGCCGCCATGGGTGAGTATGATTCAAATAACGATCCTTTGAGTTTTTCTGAAAGTAGTAGTCAAGTGGTCAGATTGAGTAGCAGAGAaatgtttgttaaaattaagcaTGAATGA